AGTACATGCAGATATATTGTATGTACGCCTAAAATAACTCCATCATACTCATGAGGGACAGGCATGTTGACACGATGGAGAAGGAAAGCAGTTTTAGGTGGGTGGGCTTACAAACGCAAGAATgtaatgtgtgtgagagggcgtgtgtgtgtttgtgtgtgtcagtgtgtgtatgtggtttACCCGATGGTCAGACAGCAAACATCCTCAGAACAGGTAGACCTTTCACAAGCAGGGGGCAttcgtggaaaaaaaaaaaaaagaaaagtgagaaCATTTGTAGGCACAGTTGTAGgcaacacacactttctctgtcacacacacacacacacacacacacatgcacccgTTTGACTTTTCCCACTTTGaatattttcacagtaaaaggCTTATTTGTTCTGCTGCTCCCTGAAAAAGCACGTGTCGCCGCGTTCGGTGTGGGAAGGCGAATAAAACAATGATGCCGCTTAATTGCCAGGTAGAGACCTTCAGAATAAACAAAGGCGCTCTGCTAGATGCTGTGAAAAGATGTACAGTATGGATAGTGAATCATTGGAACGGTATAATGTAGCATCTGCTGTTGTCTCACTTGTATTTTTGGCCGCACAACATGACATTTAATCCCCAGCAGATGTTTTAAAGCTCAGAAAATGTCTCTCACGTGTGCAACTTattaaaaaaaggatgaaaaaatgACGAGCAGGCACCTCCGAGGCCACTCCTGTCTCATTTTGCTTAGACTGGCACCTACACAGTGATGCCTCTGTTTGGCTTTAGAGGCCTTGCAGGGCTGCAGGAAGGGAACTCGGGAGGGTGGGGGGGTcctgcaaacacaaagaaaggacaAAATCTCACATGGCACGTGAAGGCATAAGGGTCTTGCACTCATATCCACGCAcgtaaaaacaaattcatcttGAGGACGGCATGTGTATCAGTGATGCTTCGTGTGTTTGTAGAAATGTGTCGATATCCTCTCGGTATGACCGGTGGGCAGATTGAGGACGAGGACATCTCTGCCTCCAGTCAGTGGTCTGAGTCGACCGCTGCAAGATTTGGCAGGCACGTTGGATTCTTTTCTTATATCTCAGCCTCATTTCTCTTGCTTTCTTAACTTAAAACATGTCATCAGAACAGTAAATTATTCGACAGCAAGTAGAGTCTATACTAAACTTACGTTCCAGTAGGTTATTGTCTCCtttagggctgggcaatatggccttaaaataatttAGCATATTTTTTGATCATGCAGGCAGCAGCAGTTGGCTGTTACTATGGTGATATGCTaacccctatttgttttgagtatggcTTCAACAGCTGGCCAAATCTggcatgttgcacctttaattgtAATGCGACCTTTCAAAacctggaaaaagaaaagtcaacaCTTGTGCCATGATGCAACtttatccaaaatctaagacagTATGGAGTCTCATGTcacaataatgatataatacAGATATATTGCCCAGCTCTAGTTAGCTCCTTTATTGATAATccatacatttctgtttttttaagtacTTCTCTTGTTTTCCGACCCTGGTGGTCATTCCTATCCAATCGCCAAATTCTTCTTAATATTCCAAACTAACCGCTGCTTTAATGTTGTCAATACGTATCacttctgaatatttgaaattgttttaattCTATCATTTAGTAGCTGTTACTGATTTTCTGCTAAGTTATCATGAAGCTGTAGCTGTTCCCGTTTCATGATAACTGAGCCGGCTCCCTCTGTTGATGAGGTTTGAAGCTCAGCCTTTGTGAAAGTTTCATGAACTGGTTGCATAAATGATCACAGTGCTATTATACATTATGTCCAACATTAATATAGAGTAGTCAAAGACAGTCTCTGGCACAAATGAATTAAATAGCACAGAACAGATACCCCATAGTAGATACATTAACCACCTTTcaattttctttattcatatcTCAtatttctttccctttttcctcGTCATTTTCATGCCCCTCGCCTCCTCTGAACTCTTcgcctcctgtctcctctcttatTTCATCCTCCCCTTCAGACTTGACTTAGACAACGGAGACGGTGACGGGGCCTGGTGTCCTGACATCATGTCAGAGCCGGACGGCCTCAAAGAGTACCTCCAGGTGGACCTGCGCTCGCTGCACTTCATCACACTGGTGGGCACCCAAGGTCGCCACGCAGACGGCATGGGTAATGAGTTTGCCCAGCGATACAGGATCAAGTACAGCCGAGATGGCAGCAACTGGGTGGGCTGGCACGACAGGAAGGGAAGGCAGGTGAGCACGTCGAGATGATGCCGCGTGTCACTGCGTCTCATTCCAGACACTGGCATGTATGAATTCACGTTACAGGGTGAAAAAATTTTCACTTTGTTGAGACATTATTGAATACTTCTGTCAGGACAACTGATAAAACATGGACGGAGCTTCCAGGTTTGAAAACTGAAGCCACTGCagaagtgccttaaacctgcattctttccactggtttcaaaaagaagtcagattgcatgtaagcttatgaaaaaATGTTTCTACCTTTCACTTGATTCATCACTTCAATAAACACACTAATGGTCTCAGTcgctcaaaaaaaaaaggtcttctTCAATGCAGTGATTTATggtattttttactgtaaaatagATAAATCAGGGTATGCTTAAGGGCGTGGCTACCTTATAATAGACAAGTCAATACCACAGAGTGTCCTCAGGTTCTCAgccagatccaatcaggataccCTCCTCAGCTTTACCCTCCCGTCAAACTATGGTCACTTCTAGCTCCAGTAAAAATCAAGATGGTGACGGCCATAAGGCCAAACTCGAGGCCTCAAAAGGCAGTCCATGAGCCAATGGGTGATGGTAGCACCGCCCACGATTAGTCTACTATATAGTCTCAACAAAACCCTAAAgtatacatacatactgtatatacgtAACTTTTTGACATTTATTCATAGAGTGTGTCACAATAATTGTAACTCTAAGTGAAGAGCAGTGGTCCAATacaacaaagtacatttattctgtttatcTTCAGCTTTATTCTTCTACTCCACTACGTTTGTGTTTACTCCACCAAATTTACTGAATAGCTTTTCAGAGAGAAAATTATATATAGGAAAGATGATGTGCTCATGAAATTTGATGCAGAGTTGCAGATTAAACTACCCAATAGGACATAAAATAGCTATAACTAGCCCGAGCTCGCCCACTCACAGAGTGATGTTCTGACATATGAGTACTTTCACTTGTAAGACTTTAAATCTATTTTACTATCAATAGGCGACTTATGctcttttacttttttagtTACCTTTAGTTAGATTACAGTATTGctacttttacaaaaaaaacaaaaaataggaTCTGATTCGAACACTTTTACCAAAAGGTAACATCTTTATGTTGCAGATGGCAGCAGAGTTCATTAGCAGTGTGGTCAAATAAGAAACATCAGAGCTAGCAGCAGTACACACTgcagtgtgtttatgttgtgtgaGTTTTCCTGACACGTTTCACTGCACTTCCTCTCATTTGTGTCATCTGCGTGTCCTCCTCCAGGTCATCGAGGGGAACAGGAATGCGTATGATGTGGTGCTGAAGGATCTGGAGCCTCCCATCATTGCTCGTTTTGTCCGCTTCATGCCTGTGACCGACCACTCCATGATCGTGTGTATGAGAGTGGAGCTCTACGGCTGTGAATGGCTGGGTTAGTAATTACTTTCCAGTAGACACAGTGTGCTGTGATTACGTGATTGCACTGTCGTCATCCggtatatttattcatttgtttttttgcatttggcTTTTTCTGGGTCCacttttattattactttttttctggCATGCTGAAAAGGTTTTAATATCCTGTAAGCATGCAGTGAGTTAATGCAGTCCCATATTTTGACCTTTGATTTGCCCCCTGCAGATGGCCTGGTGTCTTACAGCATTCCAGATGGGCACCAAATGATCTACAGAGGCCTGGATGTCTACTTTAATGACTCTGTGTATGATGGAGCATCAGCTGAAAGGTCTGGATTTGACTGCTACTTCTAGATCAGAAAGATGGAGGCCACAATTAGGGCTTATTTTAATcatagttattttattttgtttgcctCCCATGAGGGCAGTCATTTTCTCTGCACTCCTCAATGAATTAAAGTTTGTGCTTCCTGTCATCATTCATCCCTCCACCAGACTGACAAAGGGCCTCGGCCAGCTGACGGACGGCACCTGGGGTCTGGATGATTTCCTCCACAGCCACATATACAGCATGTGGCCGGGCTACGACTACGTGGGCTGGAGCAACAAGAGCTTCCCCAAAGGTTACGTGGAGACGATCTTTGAGTTTGACCACGTTCGAAACTTCACCTCCATGAAGGTGAGCAGCCTTTGGAGGGAAGTTCACCGAACAGCTTAATAATGAAAAAGTGGAATATTTAAAGAAGTGCTGAGCCAACACTTACTCTGTGTTGTGTAAGTGAGCTGTGCTGCGCCATGCCGGGCAGGCTCCCATTTTCAATAGCTGCTGCAAATTTTATTGGGACATAAATTTCATGTAATGATGCAAAATTGCCTTACAGTGTGAAAATGATATTTCCTGTATAATTAGCCGATTTGTCATGAGTAAGTGCTGTGGCCGGGGATCTGAGATAGGAAGTGGATGTTTTTCAGCCACAACATAGCAGGACAGATTAGTCATAACTACATCTGTTTCACCTGCCCCTTTGATTCTGATTGATTGGAGCACTTTGGTCACAGGAATGTATAGTCCGTGTAGACATTAGCAGGATAATTGACTATTCGTAAGATCTTACTAGCCTTTGGTAATGCATCCCACTTCTCGGAGGTGTATTTCACAGTTTAAAGTGATGGAGAccaaattaagaaataaataagtATCTATAAAGGTATTAATTTATGTTTGATAACAGTCATTTCACTGACTGATCAATAATTATAACACCGTATAGTACTGATACCTCATCGTTTCTATTGCTGAAGACCAGATCCTGCAGGTAAGACTGCAGTATCCTGTCGGGAGGACTTGACTTGCCTTagaggacaagttcacccaaaaatgaaattcatCATCGAAGTTCACAACACATGTAACAAAACAAGCACCGAACAAAACATAAAgtggctccatgcagctcatCAAGTGTATTCCATGTCTAcggatttgaaaagacattactTGCACCCTCAGTGCCTGGTTGAGCTtgtgcagccacttcagaaagGGTGCacgctaatgcttttagctttgcagcgacagtgaagatttcagctttaaaaccGTGTTAGTAACGTCTTTTCAAGTCAATTTAGGATGTCAGGGTCTTTCGGAGATTTGGATCGTGCAAGACAAGTGTTGTAGAGCcgttttatgttttctttttgcttaGGAGGATGCCGCAACGCCGTTTTgttgcgaagctccagaaatgttttatggattatgaaacttcatctgactttccacCGGCATGGGGTTGAGACGatcatgactgaattttcatttttgtgaactcatcctttaactAAAGACTCCACTCGTGACAAAATGTCTCGAATCTTGTTAAAGACTCCGACCAAACGACATGACTCACATGTCTgccgcctccacctccacaggttcactgtaacAACATGTTCAGCCGAGGGGCAAGGATGTTCAGACAGGCCAGCTGTTACTTCCGGTCAGGATCAGACTGGGAGGCCGACCCTGTGATCTTCAGGCCCACCGTCGACCGCCAGAACCAAGGTGCCCGCTTCATCACCGTGCCCCTGGGGGACCGCACAGCCAGCGCCATCAAGTGCCGTTTCCACTTCAGCGACCTTTGGATGCTGTTCAGTGAGGTGGCCTTCCAGTCAGGTAGAGATGGGATCAGATTAGAGACTTTAAGTTGATCCTTTGTCTCCCACACAGTGTAAACGGTGTCTGATTTCCTTCAGCTTTGTCTTTCCTTGTCTGTCCCTCACAGGCTCAGCAGTGTACAATACGTCTCTGACTCCTCGCAAATCTGGACACCCCACAAACACACTGCCAGGTCAGTAGTTAGACCTcttatttatgattttttgcAGTGTATGTAATTTTAGTAAAACATCCtggcagaggagaaacatgcTGGCAGGAGGGAGTGGAGGCTGGTTTGATATATGGCTGCTGGGAAGTGTTATGGTGATAAACAACACGCGGGCTTAGTATAATCCTCAGTCAACCAATCAAAaaacatatatcatatatcatcatcatatattCAGAGGTTCCTTCATTTACTATTGCTTTCCAGCTTTAATTGTTGTCGTGCAGCGTTCTGTAATGTATGAAGATTTATCTCACTCTAAAACTAAAGGTAATTGCTTGTTTAAGAGGCTGGtttaactgaaatgtttttctggTTCAACATTGCCCcctgctgacagcagcagaaatgactgaccagtaaaataaatgtcaggCTCCCAGTGTAGTTTTAACACATCACAGAGGGGGTTGTCTTTAAGGCATGCTGTGTTAAGAAATTGAGCTGTGATGGATCAAAACGAATCCGCCTTGACTCACAACTTTCCTCCTGTTGGGTAGGGGACGATCCCACTCACAAAGTGGATGACAGCAATACCAGgatcctgattggctgcttggTGGCTATCATCGCCATCCTACTGGCGATCATAGTGATCATCCTGTGGAGGCAGGTCTGGCAGAAGATGCTGGAGAAGGTGAGAAGAGTGTTTTCTGCAATGTGTCTGTATTGATCTTATGTactttttcttaaaaattgTTTAGAATAATTCAAAACACCATTCTTGCTATTCTGGTCATCAGTGGTTCCGTCTCAGTTACTCTCATAGAGGGTGTAGTGTGCAAATCCAGACCAAGTTAAGTAAAGGTGCAGGACAAAATGCTAcatacagaggaggaggagaggttgtGTGCATACTGATTTTTACAAGCaccacaaaaaatgtaaaagatgaagaaataaaCCAGGCACTGCGTCTGGGCCTTACAGTCCCGTTAACTCAATCAAGCCTTACATCTAGCGCTGTATCCCTCTAAATTTgaaaccacccataactgcataactttattttaagctcaccagatctggaatctgcatcaaattgtactcactcatagataccagccaactaaatacacttatttttttttttcatcaagatccatgcatcaTTCCCTGAGATATTCACAAAAATGTTGTGTCCTGTCTCATGCAgctaaagaaagtgagaaaaacattCCTGGATCCCTTTATCAGCACACAAAgtgaggtctattctgggctgagactcatcctccatctgtGGAAATCCGataagtagtttttgtgcaatcCTGCTGATAAACCAACCTAccaacaaacataaaaagaaaaaaaaacaaacaaacttgacCTCCTTTGAGGAAGTAACTAAAGAAAGGACTGCAGCCCATGCAAGTCACATGTGATGCAAGCTTTAGTTATTATTTGGCAATACGCTTGGTAGTGTGGAGACTGTCCATGAGATGAGACAAATCAAAAAGTGGTCTGCGTGGTGTTACGGCACCAGGGGAGACACATCTTCAAAGGAAAAGACTATGGGTTCGTTGAAAAGATGGGCTTCATGAGCCAAAATATGTTAACGTTACAAACTGGCACGGCCCaagacaggaaggctctacagcgggTGATTTAAACCACCCAGATAATTACAAGTCCCCACCTACAGAGCGTCAGTGACATCGTCGAAGTGAGATGTCTCCACAGAGCACACAGGATACTAAAAGATAACACCCAGCaacagccacagtctgttcgccctgctgccatctgacaaatgatacagaagtatccgctgccgtACCATCAGACTGTGAAGCAGCTTCTTGTCTCAGGCAGTGAGACTCTTCCATTCATCCTTCAAGTCAGACACCAGCGTGATTTGGATTTGAAGTGTGAAGCATAAAGGAagtactgctaaaaaaaaataaaacgtcTCTTAGCGGTGGTGATCTGGAAAGACAAACACGGaacatttatttctgatttttgCATCACACATTTGTCTGTAGAACATTATGCGTTTCCGATGTGGATTGTTTGGGGATAATCTGTGTTATTTTGTATCTTGTGACTTCCTTAATTGTAGGTGCAGCTTTCATTGTCTCATCTGTAGCCTATTTATAGCCTTCTCTACGCTCAGCGGGGAGTTGCCTTGAAATGAAAAGCTgcgtgaataaaacattttctggaggTTGCAAATTTCAAACAAGGACGTCTCCTTTCACTCAATCACAATCCCTGCTAGAGTCTACAGAAGAGgattaaaaactatttttgttctcaaattcttttttttttttctgagaagtTAGAGAAAGAAGTCAACCCTGGCCCTAATCCTTTTCCATAGTTGCTAAGAATGCTATCTTTCTTGTCGACAAATCTGACATCCAACACTTTTGTCCAGTGACAacgaaagaaaaagaaaattctccTTCTGATTATTTGATGACAACCACAATAACAGACTCAACTCACATGCTCACTTCCCCTAGGCGTCCCGTCGGATTCTGGACGATGAACTCACAGCCCGCCTCGCGGTCCAGACCCGGGCCTTCTCCTCCCACCACTCCTCTCTGTCCAGCGAGGAGGGCGGCTCCACCTCCAACTCCACCTATGAGAGAATCTTCCCCCTCTGTGCCGACTACCAGGAGCCTTCACGCCTGATCAGGAAGCTACCAGAGTTTGCCCAGTCCACCGAACACCTCGGTAAGATAGACCACCCTGTCATGGATGCTGTGGAGGTTGGTGACAGAGGCAGCTGCTGtaagtgtgtgtacatgtgtgtttccACATCAGGACCCAGCACCTCCTGTCGAGCCCTTGCGACCAGTGGTTCAGACGGGGCCCCCCACTATGCGGAGGCAGACATCATCAGCCTCCAGGAGTCCATGGACAGCAGCACCTACTCCATCACTGCTGTCAGCATGAATCTGTTCGCTGGCACCGACTCCTCCATGAGAGAGTTCCCCAGACACAAGCTCACCTTCAAGGAGAAACTGGGAGAGGGCCAGTTTGGAG
The sequence above is drawn from the Sparus aurata chromosome 21, fSpaAur1.1, whole genome shotgun sequence genome and encodes:
- the LOC115572102 gene encoding discoidin domain-containing receptor 2-like isoform X1, giving the protein MEARQISHHVFFILLAATVRSQVNPEMCRYPLGMTGGQIEDEDISASSQWSESTAARFGRLDLDNGDGDGAWCPDIMSEPDGLKEYLQVDLRSLHFITLVGTQGRHADGMGNEFAQRYRIKYSRDGSNWVGWHDRKGRQVIEGNRNAYDVVLKDLEPPIIARFVRFMPVTDHSMIVCMRVELYGCEWLDGLVSYSIPDGHQMIYRGLDVYFNDSVYDGASAERLTKGLGQLTDGTWGLDDFLHSHIYSMWPGYDYVGWSNKSFPKGYVETIFEFDHVRNFTSMKVHCNNMFSRGARMFRQASCYFRSGSDWEADPVIFRPTVDRQNQGARFITVPLGDRTASAIKCRFHFSDLWMLFSEVAFQSGSAVYNTSLTPRKSGHPTNTLPGDDPTHKVDDSNTRILIGCLVAIIAILLAIIVIILWRQVWQKMLEKASRRILDDELTARLAVQTRAFSSHHSSLSSEEGGSTSNSTYERIFPLCADYQEPSRLIRKLPEFAQSTEHLGKIDHPVMDAVEVGDRGSCCKCVYMCVSTSGPSTSCRALATSGSDGAPHYAEADIISLQESMDSSTYSITAVSMNLFAGTDSSMREFPRHKLTFKEKLGEGQFGEVHLCEAEGMQDFLDESIEGNNESPLLVAVKTLREDANKNARNDFLKEIRIMSRLRDPNIVRLLAVCVDTDPLCMITEYMENGDLNQFLCSLRLKEAADEDKAEEEEKEGNSMASYSKLIGMAVQIASGMKYLSSLNFVHRDLATRNCLVGKNHTIKIADFGMSRNLYRGDYYRIQGRAVLPIRWMSWESILLGKFTMASDVWAFGVTLWEILTLCKEQPYSQLSDEQVIENTGEFFRDQGKQVYLPKPPCCPDGVYNDLMLSCWRRNAKQRPSFHDIHTQLMESLA
- the LOC115572102 gene encoding discoidin domain-containing receptor 2-like isoform X2, whose product is MEARQISHHVFFILLAATVRSQVNPEMCRYPLGMTGGQIEDEDISASSQWSESTAARFGRLDLDNGDGDGAWCPDIMSEPDGLKEYLQVDLRSLHFITLVGTQGRHADGMGNEFAQRYRIKYSRDGSNWVGWHDRKGRQVIEGNRNAYDVVLKDLEPPIIARFVRFMPVTDHSMIVCMRVELYGCEWLDGLVSYSIPDGHQMIYRGLDVYFNDSVYDGASAERLTKGLGQLTDGTWGLDDFLHSHIYSMWPGYDYVGWSNKSFPKGYVETIFEFDHVRNFTSMKVHCNNMFSRGARMFRQASCYFRSGSDWEADPVIFRPTVDRQNQGARFITVPLGDRTASAIKCRFHFSDLWMLFSEVAFQSGSAVYNTSLTPRKSGHPTNTLPGDDPTHKVDDSNTRILIGCLVAIIAILLAIIVIILWRQVWQKMLEKASRRILDDELTARLAVQTRAFSSHHSSLSSEEGGSTSNSTYERIFPLCADYQEPSRLIRKLPEFAQSTEHLGPSTSCRALATSGSDGAPHYAEADIISLQESMDSSTYSITAVSMNLFAGTDSSMREFPRHKLTFKEKLGEGQFGEVHLCEAEGMQDFLDESIEGNNESPLLVAVKTLREDANKNARNDFLKEIRIMSRLRDPNIVRLLAVCVDTDPLCMITEYMENGDLNQFLCSLRLKEAADEDKAEEEEKEGNSMASYSKLIGMAVQIASGMKYLSSLNFVHRDLATRNCLVGKNHTIKIADFGMSRNLYRGDYYRIQGRAVLPIRWMSWESILLGKFTMASDVWAFGVTLWEILTLCKEQPYSQLSDEQVIENTGEFFRDQGKQVYLPKPPCCPDGVYNDLMLSCWRRNAKQRPSFHDIHTQLMESLA